From one Bombina bombina isolate aBomBom1 unplaced genomic scaffold, aBomBom1.pri scaffold_827, whole genome shotgun sequence genomic stretch:
- the LOC128643657 gene encoding beta-2 adrenergic receptor-like codes for MVLLIVTITLGNVVSLLVFLRTKQHRTSQGFLKTSLALADLPVGLLVVPYSVYREARHIVYGLENYGEETPSDLISIIPCFIMGPLFAGCTFVSISTIFLLSVERSIAVLRPLHKKVVITRKRTGYLIIISWFISFLLAMMPLLFSRDITLEYNFCSKMCNYAFTSNQPQGSRWNIMLLFPVFDFSLLGSTFIINFITFAAIRQYCKLRKQLEMDAQSTCSKVSFSDITAAKTIGILTFAFSASFGPIAVFVVGNVLGYSWCEFSFYAFWILTSNSCWNVVIYSARDIRFRQGVRELFSKRVLKSPSQQQRPTFPPKEDSSSQCVAVLKEIFRPETA; via the coding sequence ATGGTGCTTCTTATTGTAACCATCACACTAGGAAATGTTGTGAGCCTCCTTGTCTTTCTGAGGACCAAACAGCATAGGACATCCCAGGGCTTTTTGAAAACTTCTTTAGCGCTGGCAGACTTGCCTGTAGGACTTCTGGTGGTGCCTTACTCTGTGTACAGGGAAGCCAGACATATTGTCTATGGGCTAGAAAACTATGGAGAAGAAACTCCTTCAGATCTCATCTCTATTATCCCCTGCTTCATCATGGGACCCCTCTTTGCTGGCTGCACTTTTGTCTCTATTTCCACTATTTTTTTGCTGTCAGTAGAAAGGAGCATTGCTGTGCTAAGACCTCTTCATAAGAAGGTGGTGATTACCAGGAAGAGAACTGGATATCTCATTATCATATCCTGGTTTATCAGCTTTTTATTAGCCATGATGCCCTTGCTTTTCAGTAGGGACATAACACTGGAATACAATTTCTGCAGCAAAATGTGCAACTATGCTTTCACCAGTAATCAGCCCCAGGGCTCCAGATGGAACATCATGCTCCTCTTTCCAGTCTTTGACTTTTCCCTCTTGGGTAGCACCTTTATCATCAATTTCATTACATTTGCAGCAATTAGGCAGTACTGTAAGTTGAGGAAACAGCTGGAGATGGATGCTCAGAGCacctgtagcaaagtgtcattttcggACATCACTGCAGCCAAAACAATTGGAATCCTCACATTTGCCTTCTCTGCTTCCTTTGGCCCCATTGCAGTGTTTGTAGTGGGCAATGTCCTTGGTTATAGCTGGTGTGAGTTTTCCTTTTATGCGTTTTGGATCCTGACTTCCAACAGTTGTTGGAATGTGGTCATTTACAGTGCCAGGGATATACGATTCAGACAAGGTGTTCGAGAGCTGTTCAGCAAAAGGGTGTTAAAGTCTCCAAGCCAGCAGCAGAGACCCACATTTCCTCCTAAAGAGGACAGTTCTTCCCAATGTGTGGCTGTTCTCAAGGAGATATTTCGTCCAGAAACTGCCTGA